The Aeromicrobium sp. Sec7.5 genome window below encodes:
- a CDS encoding SRPBCC family protein — protein MTDSTHVTVTRTIDAPADAVFDVLSNPERHAELDGSGFVRGDAVSDRITATGQVFTMNMAGEHMGGEYQTDNHVTGYDKNHLLAWKTAPAGAEPPGWEWVWELENQGPDATEVRLTYDWSKVEDQELLQKLSFPLVPQEGLEESLNRLAAAVAS, from the coding sequence ATGACCGATTCCACGCATGTGACCGTGACCCGCACGATCGACGCACCGGCCGACGCCGTCTTCGACGTGTTGTCCAACCCCGAGCGGCACGCCGAGCTGGACGGCTCCGGATTCGTCCGCGGCGACGCCGTGTCCGACCGCATCACCGCGACCGGGCAGGTGTTCACGATGAACATGGCCGGCGAGCACATGGGCGGCGAGTACCAGACCGACAACCACGTGACCGGCTACGACAAGAACCACCTGCTGGCGTGGAAGACCGCCCCCGCCGGCGCGGAGCCGCCCGGCTGGGAGTGGGTCTGGGAGCTCGAGAACCAGGGCCCGGACGCCACCGAGGTCCGACTCACGTACGACTGGAGCAAGGTCGAGGACCAGGAGCTGCTCCAGAAGCTCTCGTTCCCGCTCGTGCCGCAGGAGGGCCTCGAGGAGTCGCTCAACCGGCTCGCCGCAGCGGTGGCCTCCTGA
- a CDS encoding SpoIIE family protein phosphatase codes for MTLPLSDHTPAYEAASLSTCDREPIHVPGAIQPHGLLLAIDVEERVQIVSANTVDMLDRPVTDVRGQLLHDVIGREAAAAVRQALADEHLFVAQRVRVPGSGLLGRSAVDLVVHHSGDRVVVELEPVGGAGQVVSYRTARTAVGRLAQTRSLSELCDQLATEIRSLTGFDRVMVYRFDAQWNGEVVAEDKRPDLNSFRGLHYPATDIPAQARRLYTVNWTRLIADIGYAPVPLDPVLDATTGEPLDLSHSTLRSVSPIHVEYLSNMGVTASMSVSMISDGELWGLVACHHYSGPHHVSFDVRSAAEFLGQTGSQMIDDRQRADRRLDQLHATTELAALVARIGANLGPVHDALIADPTTLDLVGATGAAIWVDGRLRTAGRVPEDAALHRIAGLLRSDTGSAVSSNHLAELDPDLAAHSATAAGALVISNSADRWMMWIRPAQVHVVDWGGDPRNKELAAAEGPDVRLSPRKSFERWREVVRDRSDPWLPWHLEVADQLRSTVSHELVRRSREHVAVAESLQRSLVPTETPELADFDLLARYRPAADIQLGGDWWDVFALPDGRVAVTVGDVAGHGVTAAAAMAQVRTSLRAYAVDGHSPAEILDRLDRFVARMLGGQTATVIMAVIDTTTGEVELANAGHPPPLVVRADGTTTQPATGRPLLGAGTGSARTDWVQLAPGEMMLLYTDGLVERRGVLLDESFDQLRAGVADIPTDGPLEDWIEGLLAAVPGTMDDDLTVVALRRSGPTRRDSDPSTTMDPP; via the coding sequence GTGACGCTCCCCCTGTCGGACCACACGCCCGCCTACGAGGCCGCGAGCCTGTCCACGTGCGACCGCGAGCCGATCCACGTCCCCGGAGCGATCCAGCCGCACGGGCTCCTGCTGGCCATCGACGTCGAGGAGCGCGTCCAGATCGTCTCGGCCAACACCGTCGACATGCTGGATCGCCCGGTCACGGACGTGCGCGGCCAGTTGCTCCACGACGTGATCGGTCGCGAGGCGGCGGCGGCAGTGCGCCAGGCCCTCGCCGACGAGCACCTCTTCGTGGCGCAGCGGGTCCGCGTGCCCGGGTCCGGCCTGCTCGGCCGCTCGGCCGTCGACCTGGTCGTGCACCACTCCGGCGACCGCGTCGTGGTGGAGCTCGAGCCGGTCGGGGGTGCCGGCCAGGTCGTGTCCTACCGCACGGCCCGCACCGCCGTCGGCCGACTGGCGCAGACCCGCTCGCTGAGCGAGCTCTGCGACCAGCTCGCGACCGAGATCCGGTCGCTCACCGGGTTCGACCGCGTCATGGTCTACCGGTTCGACGCGCAGTGGAACGGCGAGGTCGTGGCCGAGGACAAGCGTCCCGACCTCAACTCGTTCCGCGGCCTGCACTACCCCGCCACCGACATCCCCGCCCAGGCGCGCCGCCTCTACACCGTCAACTGGACCCGCCTGATCGCCGACATCGGCTACGCGCCCGTCCCGCTCGATCCTGTGCTGGACGCGACGACCGGCGAACCCCTGGACCTGTCGCACTCGACCCTGCGCAGCGTCTCGCCGATCCACGTCGAGTACCTCAGCAACATGGGCGTCACGGCGTCGATGTCGGTCTCGATGATCAGCGACGGTGAGCTGTGGGGACTCGTGGCCTGCCACCACTACTCCGGGCCGCACCACGTCTCGTTCGACGTGCGCAGCGCCGCGGAGTTCCTGGGCCAGACCGGCTCGCAGATGATCGACGACCGCCAGCGCGCCGACCGACGACTCGACCAGCTCCATGCCACGACCGAGCTGGCAGCCCTCGTGGCGCGGATCGGCGCGAACCTGGGACCCGTGCACGATGCGCTGATCGCCGACCCGACCACGCTGGACCTCGTGGGCGCGACCGGGGCGGCGATCTGGGTCGACGGCCGGCTGCGGACCGCCGGGCGCGTGCCCGAGGACGCCGCGCTGCACCGGATCGCGGGCCTGCTCCGGTCCGACACGGGCTCGGCGGTGTCGTCGAACCACCTCGCCGAGCTCGACCCCGACCTCGCCGCTCACTCCGCCACCGCCGCCGGTGCGCTCGTCATCAGCAACAGCGCCGACCGCTGGATGATGTGGATCCGCCCGGCGCAGGTCCACGTCGTCGACTGGGGCGGCGACCCGCGTAACAAGGAGCTCGCCGCGGCCGAGGGGCCGGACGTCCGCCTGAGTCCGCGCAAGTCGTTCGAGCGCTGGCGCGAGGTCGTGCGCGACCGCAGCGACCCGTGGCTCCCCTGGCACCTCGAGGTCGCCGACCAGCTCCGCAGCACGGTCTCCCACGAGCTCGTGCGCCGCTCACGCGAGCACGTGGCCGTCGCGGAGTCGCTGCAGCGCTCGCTGGTGCCGACCGAGACCCCCGAGCTCGCGGACTTCGACCTGCTCGCCCGCTACCGCCCCGCCGCCGACATCCAGCTGGGCGGCGACTGGTGGGACGTGTTCGCGCTCCCGGACGGACGCGTCGCCGTCACCGTCGGCGACGTCGCGGGGCACGGCGTGACGGCGGCCGCGGCGATGGCGCAGGTCCGCACGTCGCTGCGCGCGTACGCGGTCGACGGGCACTCCCCCGCCGAGATCCTCGACCGTCTCGACCGCTTCGTGGCCCGGATGCTCGGCGGCCAGACGGCCACCGTGATCATGGCGGTCATCGACACCACCACCGGCGAGGTGGAGCTGGCCAACGCGGGGCACCCGCCGCCGCTCGTCGTGCGGGCCGACGGCACCACGACCCAGCCGGCCACCGGTCGCCCGCTCCTCGGTGCAGGCACCGGATCCGCCCGCACTGACTGGGTGCAGCTCGCCCCCGGCGAGATGATGCTCCTGTACACCGACGGCCTCGTCGAACGACGTGGCGTGCTCCTGGACGAGTCGTTCGACCAGCTCCGCGCCGGGGTCGCCGACATCCCCACCGACGGTCCGCTCGAGGACTGGATCGAGGGACTCCTGGCCGCCGTTCCCGGCACGATGGACGACGACCTCACCGTCGTCGCCCTGCGTCGCTCGGGGCCCACGAGGCGCGATTCCGACCCGTCCACCACAATGGACCCACCATGA
- a CDS encoding STAS domain-containing protein: protein MSDQPTDARSDVPLSVTREERDGHVLFTLDGDIDIETARHLRAELIAGLPSGDERVVVDLTKVDFMDSSGLGALVGAWKIVRENGAFRVAGANSVVHRVLTITGMENVFEIHPDLASALPAQG, encoded by the coding sequence ATGAGTGATCAGCCCACCGATGCCCGGTCCGACGTCCCCCTGTCCGTCACCCGCGAGGAGCGCGACGGTCACGTCCTCTTCACGCTCGACGGCGACATCGACATCGAGACCGCCCGCCACCTGCGCGCCGAGCTCATCGCCGGCCTGCCGTCCGGTGACGAGCGGGTCGTGGTCGACCTGACCAAGGTCGACTTCATGGACTCGTCCGGCCTGGGCGCCCTCGTCGGCGCCTGGAAGATCGTCCGCGAGAACGGGGCGTTCCGGGTCGCGGGCGCCAACTCGGTCGTGCACCGGGTGCTCACGATCACCGGCATGGAGAACGTGTTCGAGATCCATCCCGACCTCGCGTCGGCCCTGCCCGCCCAGGGCTGA
- a CDS encoding cold-shock protein, translating into MATGTVKWFNAEKGYGFIAPDGGGEDLFAHFNQIQGSGYRSLDENQKVEFDVEQGQKGLQAANIRAL; encoded by the coding sequence ATGGCTACCGGAACCGTCAAGTGGTTCAACGCTGAAAAGGGCTACGGCTTCATCGCCCCCGACGGCGGCGGCGAGGACCTCTTCGCCCACTTCAACCAGATCCAGGGCTCGGGCTACCGCTCGCTCGACGAGAACCAGAAGGTCGAGTTCGACGTCGAGCAGGGCCAGAAGGGTCTGCAGGCCGCGAACATCCGCGCCCTCTGA
- the gluQRS gene encoding tRNA glutamyl-Q(34) synthetase GluQRS: protein MPAGRYAPSPSGDLHVGNLRTAVLAWLLARSTDRDFLLRVDDLDRVRPGAAERQLADLEALGLDWDGPVLWQSTRSGAHQDAVRSLIDAGRTFECFCTRREIAEAPTAPHHPPGSYPGTCRDLSPAERDERRRDRPAAIRLRSEVDEWTVHDLLHGAFTGPVDDLVLQRGDGVVAYNLTVVLDDAHQGVDQVVRGDDLLPSTPRQAHLATLLDLAVPEYAHVPLALNAGGARLAKRDGAVTLAELTDRGVDVLALIGGSLGFTGAGPREWLADFDPARLPRDPWIVTPPAPD from the coding sequence ATGCCCGCCGGTCGCTACGCCCCCTCCCCCTCGGGCGACCTCCACGTGGGCAACCTGCGCACCGCGGTGCTCGCCTGGCTCCTCGCCCGATCCACGGACCGCGACTTCCTGCTGCGGGTCGACGACCTCGACCGCGTGAGACCCGGTGCCGCCGAGCGTCAGCTCGCGGACCTCGAGGCCCTCGGCCTCGACTGGGACGGCCCGGTGCTGTGGCAGTCCACCCGCTCCGGCGCGCACCAGGACGCCGTGCGGTCGTTGATCGACGCCGGCCGGACGTTCGAGTGCTTCTGCACGCGCCGCGAGATCGCGGAGGCTCCGACCGCGCCCCACCACCCGCCGGGGTCCTACCCCGGCACGTGCCGGGACCTCTCACCCGCGGAGCGCGACGAGCGCCGCCGCGACCGTCCCGCGGCGATCCGCCTGCGGTCCGAGGTGGACGAGTGGACCGTGCACGACCTGCTGCACGGCGCGTTCACGGGCCCCGTGGACGACCTCGTCCTGCAGCGCGGCGACGGCGTCGTCGCCTACAACCTCACGGTCGTGCTGGACGACGCGCACCAAGGAGTCGACCAGGTCGTCCGTGGAGACGACCTGCTGCCGTCGACGCCGCGGCAGGCCCACCTCGCCACCCTCCTCGACCTCGCGGTCCCGGAGTACGCCCACGTCCCGCTGGCCCTGAACGCCGGTGGCGCACGTCTGGCGAAGCGCGACGGAGCGGTGACGCTCGCTGAGCTCACCGACCGAGGAGTCGACGTGCTCGCGCTCATCGGTGGGTCCCTGGGGTTCACCGGCGCGGGACCGCGCGAGTGGCTCGCCGATTTCGACCCCGCCCGACTGCCACGCGACCCCTGGATCGTGACCCCGCCGGCCCCCGACTGA
- a CDS encoding alpha/beta fold hydrolase, translated as MPLLDVNGTQVHVTDTGGDGPPVVLGHGLLFSGWMFAAQVEALRDRYRCVTIDWRGQGQSPPARSGGYDMDTLTDDLVGVLEALDLGPVHYVGLSMGGFVGMRLAARHPERVRTLTLLDTSAGPEDPEKIAQYKLLATVYRLVGMKPVAGKVEPIMFAPGYGDAPAERAQIEEWMSQLGRVRRGGMKRAIRGVTDREAILPELGRITAPTVVATGEHDAATPVAKAETIADAIPGSRLVIIPGAGHSSTIERPDVVTQILEDHLAAHG; from the coding sequence ATGCCTCTTCTCGACGTCAACGGCACGCAGGTCCACGTCACCGACACCGGGGGCGACGGACCGCCCGTGGTCCTCGGCCATGGCCTGCTGTTCAGCGGGTGGATGTTCGCGGCCCAGGTCGAGGCGCTGCGCGACCGGTACCGCTGCGTGACGATCGACTGGCGGGGTCAGGGCCAGTCGCCGCCGGCGCGGTCTGGGGGCTACGACATGGACACGCTCACCGACGACCTCGTGGGCGTGCTCGAGGCCCTGGACCTCGGCCCGGTGCACTACGTGGGTCTCTCGATGGGCGGCTTCGTCGGCATGCGGCTGGCAGCGCGACACCCGGAGCGGGTCCGCACGCTGACGCTCCTCGACACGAGTGCCGGGCCCGAGGACCCCGAGAAGATCGCGCAGTACAAGCTCCTGGCGACCGTCTACCGGCTGGTCGGGATGAAGCCGGTGGCCGGCAAGGTCGAACCCATCATGTTCGCCCCGGGCTACGGTGACGCCCCGGCCGAGCGTGCCCAGATCGAGGAGTGGATGAGCCAGCTAGGTCGGGTGCGACGTGGCGGCATGAAGCGTGCGATTCGCGGGGTGACCGACCGGGAGGCGATCCTGCCGGAGCTCGGCCGCATCACGGCGCCGACCGTCGTGGCCACCGGTGAGCACGACGCGGCCACCCCGGTGGCCAAGGCGGAGACCATCGCCGACGCGATTCCCGGGTCGCGACTCGTGATCATCCCGGGCGCGGGCCACTCGAGCACGATCGAGCGCCCCGACGTGGTGACGCAGATCCTCGAGGACCACCTGGCAGCGCACGGCTGA
- a CDS encoding TetR/AcrR family transcriptional regulator, whose translation MSADDRREAILQAAILEYGRTGMHATSTEVIAERAGISQPYLFRLFGTKADLIAAAIEHHTDGLRAVFRDAAANRPEGMSPLAAMGVAYLSLLQDDPNDLRCQLHTWAAASDPAIKDVAQRTYRAVWDEVADVSGASPDEVRRFMSYGMLLTVLGALDLPDLFGDPLQILEEL comes from the coding sequence ATGAGTGCCGACGACCGCCGCGAGGCGATCCTGCAGGCGGCGATCCTCGAGTACGGACGCACGGGCATGCACGCCACGTCCACCGAGGTCATCGCCGAGCGCGCCGGCATAAGTCAGCCGTACCTCTTCCGCCTGTTCGGCACCAAGGCCGACCTCATCGCCGCCGCGATCGAGCACCACACCGACGGCCTGCGCGCGGTCTTCCGGGACGCTGCGGCGAACCGGCCCGAGGGCATGTCGCCCCTCGCGGCGATGGGCGTGGCCTACCTCAGCCTGCTCCAGGACGACCCGAACGACCTGCGCTGCCAGCTCCACACGTGGGCCGCCGCCTCGGACCCGGCCATCAAGGACGTCGCCCAGCGCACGTACCGGGCGGTGTGGGACGAGGTCGCCGACGTCAGCGGCGCATCGCCCGACGAGGTCCGCCGGTTCATGTCCTACGGGATGTTGCTGACGGTCCTCGGGGCGCTGGACCTGCCCGACCTCTTCGGCGACCCCCTCCAGATCCTCGAGGAGCTCTGA
- a CDS encoding MMPL family transporter: MIDALSRLTTSRPWRVLAVTGVFVAVAVVLGGPVTGLLNADTDSFSDTSSDSSLALDRVAEASGLDASPSVVALVDTGDTEAQEALLEILDRDDAVGQVAGGPDAGPPFVSDDGERTFYAVTYAAEADSDLATEHLRDELARIDGVLVGGSAVAFQQVNDQVENDLVRAELIAFPLLFVAALLVFRSAVAALLPLLVGGLTIISSMLVLRGVNEGLEMSVFALNLITGLGLGLAIDYSLFMVSRFREELVRVGPGAEAVRRTVATAGRTVLYSAVTIAGAGVSLLVFPLRFLYSMGVGVILVSLMAAAVSLVVLPAIFAVLQLRVNALAPARWKRASEAEADPDHRGFWYRLSQFVMRYRVATAVVATTVLLGIGAPFLNVSFTGVDSSVLPESASARVADDILRTEFTDADSSPVLVALAADESAGAEVEAWARQLDGLDGLDGVETVAPARYLGDDLWQLDVLTTGAPLDQATKALVSDIRALESPGKVLVGGTAADHVDQLATIADRIPLALLILGALTFVTLFLMTGSVVLPVKALLMNLLTVSATFGLLVMIFQWGHLEGLLGFTSVGALNSTQPVLIFALVFGLSTDYAVFLLTRIKEARDAGASDREAVALGLQRTGRIVTAAAVLFAIALGAFATSEVVFIKQLGVGVAAAVLIDATIVRAFLVPSLMAMLGRRNWWAPRPLRRLHDRIGLSEG, from the coding sequence ATGATCGACGCCCTGTCCCGCCTCACCACCTCCCGCCCGTGGCGGGTCCTCGCCGTGACCGGCGTGTTCGTCGCGGTCGCCGTCGTGCTGGGCGGGCCCGTGACCGGCCTGCTCAACGCCGACACCGACTCCTTCTCCGACACGAGCTCGGACAGCTCGCTCGCCCTCGACCGGGTCGCCGAGGCCAGCGGCCTGGACGCGTCCCCCTCGGTCGTCGCCCTCGTCGACACCGGCGACACCGAGGCCCAGGAGGCGCTGCTCGAGATCCTGGACCGCGACGACGCCGTGGGGCAGGTCGCGGGTGGGCCCGACGCCGGGCCGCCGTTCGTCTCCGACGACGGCGAGCGCACGTTCTACGCCGTGACCTACGCGGCCGAGGCCGACAGCGACCTCGCCACCGAGCACCTCCGCGACGAGCTGGCCCGCATCGACGGGGTCCTCGTGGGTGGGTCCGCCGTGGCCTTCCAGCAGGTCAACGACCAGGTCGAGAACGACCTGGTCCGGGCCGAGCTCATCGCGTTCCCGCTGCTCTTCGTGGCGGCGCTGCTGGTGTTCCGGTCGGCCGTCGCCGCGCTGCTGCCGCTGCTGGTCGGCGGACTGACGATCATCTCCTCGATGCTCGTCCTGCGCGGGGTCAACGAGGGCCTCGAGATGTCGGTGTTCGCGCTCAACCTCATCACCGGGCTCGGCCTGGGCCTGGCGATCGACTACTCGCTGTTCATGGTCTCGCGGTTCCGCGAGGAGCTCGTGCGCGTCGGGCCAGGGGCGGAGGCGGTGCGCCGCACCGTGGCGACGGCCGGTCGCACCGTGCTGTACTCCGCCGTCACGATCGCCGGGGCCGGCGTCTCGCTGCTCGTGTTCCCGCTGCGCTTCCTCTACTCGATGGGCGTTGGCGTCATCCTCGTGTCGCTCATGGCGGCGGCCGTCAGCCTCGTCGTGCTGCCGGCGATCTTCGCCGTGCTGCAGCTGCGCGTCAACGCGCTGGCCCCCGCCCGCTGGAAGCGCGCGAGCGAGGCCGAGGCCGACCCCGACCACCGGGGGTTCTGGTACCGGCTCTCGCAGTTCGTCATGCGCTACCGGGTCGCGACCGCGGTCGTGGCCACGACCGTGCTGCTGGGCATCGGCGCCCCCTTCCTCAACGTGAGCTTCACGGGGGTCGACTCCAGCGTGCTCCCCGAGAGCGCGTCCGCACGGGTCGCCGACGACATCCTCCGCACCGAGTTCACCGACGCGGACTCCTCACCGGTCCTCGTCGCCCTGGCGGCGGACGAGTCGGCCGGTGCCGAGGTCGAGGCCTGGGCGCGTCAGCTCGACGGCCTGGACGGCCTGGACGGCGTGGAGACCGTGGCGCCTGCCCGCTACCTGGGCGACGACCTGTGGCAGCTCGACGTCCTCACGACCGGCGCGCCGCTCGACCAGGCCACCAAGGCGCTCGTCTCCGACATCCGCGCGCTCGAGTCACCCGGCAAGGTCCTGGTGGGCGGCACGGCGGCCGACCACGTCGACCAGCTCGCCACGATCGCCGACCGGATCCCGCTGGCGCTCCTGATCCTCGGGGCCCTGACGTTCGTGACGCTGTTCCTCATGACCGGCTCGGTCGTGCTGCCCGTCAAGGCGCTGCTCATGAACCTGCTGACGGTCAGCGCGACGTTCGGGCTGCTCGTGATGATCTTCCAGTGGGGCCACCTCGAGGGACTGCTCGGCTTCACGAGCGTCGGCGCCCTGAACTCGACCCAGCCCGTGCTGATCTTCGCGCTGGTCTTCGGGCTCTCGACCGACTACGCGGTCTTCCTCCTGACCCGCATCAAGGAGGCGAGGGACGCGGGCGCCTCCGACCGGGAGGCGGTGGCGCTCGGCCTGCAGCGGACCGGCCGCATCGTGACGGCGGCCGCCGTGCTGTTCGCGATCGCGCTCGGCGCGTTCGCCACGAGCGAGGTCGTGTTCATCAAGCAGCTCGGCGTCGGCGTCGCGGCCGCCGTGCTGATCGACGCCACGATCGTCCGGGCCTTCCTCGTGCCGTCGCTCATGGCGATGCTCGGCCGGCGCAACTGGTGGGCTCCCCGTCCCCTGCGCAGGCTGCACGACAGGATCGGCCTCTCCGAGGGCTGA
- a CDS encoding rhodanese-like domain-containing protein — protein sequence MTGSFDSVDALLAQARRSIDRHAPADAARRVAEGALLVDIRPAWQRVEDGEIPGALVVERNHLEWRLHPDSGAALPQAARDQSWIVYCTEGYSSSLAAATLVSLGLRAGDLDGGIRAWRAAGLPIVAGGTPVEGVVGA from the coding sequence GTGACGGGGTCGTTCGACTCGGTCGACGCCCTGCTCGCGCAGGCACGCCGGTCGATCGACCGTCACGCGCCGGCCGACGCGGCCCGCCGCGTCGCCGAGGGCGCGCTCCTGGTCGACATCCGTCCTGCGTGGCAACGCGTCGAGGACGGTGAGATCCCCGGCGCGCTCGTGGTCGAGCGCAACCACCTCGAGTGGCGGCTGCACCCCGACTCGGGAGCGGCGCTGCCGCAGGCGGCCCGCGACCAGAGCTGGATCGTGTACTGCACGGAGGGCTACTCGTCCTCGCTCGCCGCGGCCACGCTGGTGTCGCTCGGGCTGCGCGCCGGCGACCTCGACGGCGGCATCCGGGCGTGGCGCGCCGCCGGCCTGCCGATCGTGGCCGGCGGCACCCCCGTCGAGGGGGTCGTCGGGGCGTGA
- a CDS encoding cysteine dioxygenase: MSVRRVTVPALSLAELVDLTQEVAEEVRRGCHAVHADAEDRWHVRLRRDDQVDVWLISWTTDQGTQLHDHGGSSGAYTVVEGELTETVWTPGAHELRDTVRAVGDTVVFGEHYVHDVRNVATTVAVSVHAYSPPLESMSYYEAEGGQLVKLAEAWTDDPEAPAPASLTERRAS, from the coding sequence ATGTCCGTCCGCCGCGTCACCGTGCCCGCTCTGAGTCTCGCCGAGCTGGTCGACCTCACCCAGGAGGTCGCCGAGGAGGTTCGGCGCGGGTGTCACGCGGTGCACGCCGACGCCGAGGATCGCTGGCACGTGCGTCTGCGCCGCGACGACCAGGTCGACGTCTGGCTGATCAGCTGGACCACCGACCAGGGCACGCAGCTGCACGACCACGGCGGCTCCTCCGGCGCCTACACCGTCGTCGAGGGCGAGCTGACCGAGACCGTCTGGACGCCGGGTGCCCACGAGCTGCGCGACACCGTCCGCGCCGTGGGCGACACCGTGGTCTTCGGCGAGCACTACGTGCACGACGTCCGCAACGTCGCCACGACCGTCGCCGTCAGCGTCCACGCCTACTCGCCGCCCCTGGAGTCGATGAGCTACTACGAGGCGGAGGGCGGGCAGCTGGTCAAGCTCGCCGAGGCCTGGACCGACGATCCGGAGGCGCCGGCCCCGGCGTCGCTCACCGAGCGGCGGGCCTCGTGA
- a CDS encoding DUF7168 domain-containing protein produces MGDPDRRTTYAAEDMVTAWLDATSFETGEVQVTVRRDGRNQRATFTPEVEPRFSRPSEVTAFVDKVLDRLQDLSRQHGSGYRGREKKPVRVVAHSGWKKASYSEGFIFLPARERGGSWALRGLVVLHELAHHLNTGVEGAIIDVHGEGFRSTFVRLLEDIGWIQIAAMLREAYAQTGLDRRRGADDGMLEKVGKLLRHAEGASTEAEREAFFSKAQELASVHSIELAVARAAHEQGENAHTPTFESVRLGHRGQPSNVRLIQLMLAVARANDLRCSIRQDNTGVTLYGFAGDIDVTQMLYVSLAVQMVADADAYIRSGAHRPVHGRTARAAFYEGWTNRIGQRLHEARRAARAASGVDREPATAPGSKALALAAKDLEVDDYYDTMRRQHGVRGTWKGSSAVNDARSTSRGRAAADRARLGDEKAISA; encoded by the coding sequence ATGGGTGATCCGGACCGCAGGACGACGTACGCCGCCGAGGACATGGTCACCGCGTGGCTCGATGCCACCTCGTTCGAGACCGGCGAGGTCCAGGTCACGGTGCGGCGCGACGGCCGCAACCAGCGGGCCACGTTCACACCCGAGGTCGAGCCCCGCTTCAGCCGGCCGTCCGAGGTCACTGCCTTCGTCGACAAGGTGCTCGACCGGCTGCAGGACCTGTCGCGCCAGCACGGATCCGGCTACCGCGGTCGGGAGAAGAAGCCGGTGCGGGTCGTGGCCCACTCGGGCTGGAAGAAGGCGAGCTACAGCGAGGGGTTCATCTTCCTCCCGGCCCGCGAGCGGGGCGGTTCGTGGGCGTTGCGAGGACTGGTCGTGCTCCACGAGCTGGCCCATCACCTCAACACCGGGGTCGAGGGCGCCATCATCGACGTCCACGGTGAGGGGTTCCGGTCCACCTTCGTCCGGCTCCTGGAGGACATCGGCTGGATCCAGATCGCCGCCATGTTGCGCGAGGCCTACGCGCAGACCGGCCTCGATCGCCGCCGAGGCGCCGACGACGGGATGCTCGAGAAGGTCGGCAAGCTGCTCCGTCACGCCGAGGGAGCCTCCACCGAGGCCGAGCGCGAGGCCTTCTTCTCAAAGGCACAGGAGCTGGCCTCGGTCCACTCGATCGAGCTCGCCGTCGCCAGGGCCGCCCATGAGCAGGGCGAGAACGCCCACACCCCCACGTTCGAGAGTGTCCGGCTCGGCCATCGTGGGCAGCCGTCGAACGTCCGTCTGATCCAGCTCATGCTGGCCGTGGCTCGCGCCAACGACCTGCGGTGCAGCATCCGACAGGACAACACCGGGGTCACGCTCTACGGCTTCGCGGGCGACATCGACGTCACGCAGATGCTCTACGTCTCGCTCGCGGTGCAGATGGTCGCCGACGCCGACGCGTACATTCGCTCCGGCGCCCACCGCCCGGTGCACGGTCGCACGGCTCGGGCCGCGTTCTACGAGGGCTGGACCAACCGCATCGGCCAGCGCCTCCACGAGGCCAGGCGGGCCGCACGGGCCGCGTCCGGGGTCGACCGCGAGCCGGCCACCGCTCCCGGGTCGAAGGCCCTAGCACTGGCCGCCAAGGACCTCGAGGTCGACGACTACTACGACACGATGAGGCGCCAGCACGGTGTCCGCGGCACCTGGAAGGGCAGCAGCGCGGTCAACGACGCGCGGTCGACGTCTCGCGGGCGGGCGGCGGCCGACCGCGCCCGGCTTGGTGACGAGAAGGCGATCTCCGCGTGA
- a CDS encoding malonic semialdehyde reductase, with amino-acid sequence MSTSATTDAFVLDDTTLDLLFREARTANTWTDEPVSVDQVREVFELVKLGPTAMNNQPMRLLLVEKGPGRDRLVAHMSGSNSAKTAAAPLVAVVAADTDFHERLPEHFPHAPDAITWFGDDAGRERTAVYNAALQTAYFIIGLRAAGLGTGPQAGFDKAGVDAEFFEGTAWKSQVVINIGHPGEDAWFDRLPRISADDAIRVV; translated from the coding sequence ATGAGCACTTCCGCGACCACTGATGCCTTCGTCCTCGACGACACGACGCTCGACCTGTTGTTCCGGGAGGCGCGAACCGCCAACACCTGGACCGACGAGCCGGTCTCGGTCGACCAGGTTCGCGAGGTCTTCGAGCTGGTCAAGCTCGGCCCGACGGCCATGAACAACCAGCCGATGCGCCTCCTGCTGGTCGAGAAGGGCCCCGGTCGTGACCGGCTGGTCGCCCACATGTCCGGCAGCAACAGCGCCAAGACCGCCGCCGCCCCGCTCGTCGCGGTCGTCGCGGCCGACACCGACTTCCACGAGCGGCTCCCCGAGCACTTCCCGCACGCTCCTGACGCCATCACCTGGTTCGGCGACGACGCCGGGCGTGAGCGCACCGCGGTCTACAACGCCGCACTGCAGACGGCGTACTTCATCATCGGCCTGCGGGCGGCCGGGCTCGGCACGGGGCCCCAGGCCGGCTTCGACAAGGCCGGTGTCGACGCGGAGTTCTTCGAGGGCACGGCCTGGAAGTCGCAGGTCGTCATCAACATCGGCCACCCCGGTGAGGACGCCTGGTTCGACCGGCTCCCCCGGATCTCGGCGGACGACGCGATCCGCGTCGTCTGA